The Myxococcales bacterium genome contains the following window.
TCTGCGACGCCATCACGTTGCCGCTGATCTTTCAGCTTGCCGGTGGTGAAGAGCTTCACTCGGGTCCGACTTGCCGGTCGTCATGTCGATGAAGTCGGCCTCGCTGATCTCGAGCGTGCAGTCGGCGGCGCCGGCGCCCGGTGACCGCGCCCTTGCCGGCTTGAGGTCGACGACCCAGGCCGAGTCCGGGTTCGTCACCTTGAACAGGTAGCTCGCGTCGATCTTGCCGACCAGGTCGGGGGTTGCGCTCGACGGTCGCGGATCGCGATGAACACGTCCCAGGTCGTCGTCACCATGTCGCCCGCCGGCGCGCCTCCGCTTACCGGCTGAAGCGCCGCCGCCGCCGCGCCACCGCCCGCGCCCACGCGCTTTCATCTCCGGCAGCACCAGGTCCGGCGTGATCTTTCTTCTAGAAGCCGAGCTTCTGCGACGCCATCACGTCGCCGGAGAGCCCG
Protein-coding sequences here:
- a CDS encoding SCP2 sterol-binding domain-containing protein; its protein translation is MLPEMKARGRGRWRGGGGASAGKRRRAGGRHGDDDLGRVHRDPRPSSATPDLVGKIDASYLFKVTNPDSAWVVDLKPARARSPGAGAADCTLEISEADFIDMTTGKSDPSEALHHRQAERSAAT